Proteins found in one Pontibacter sp. SGAir0037 genomic segment:
- a CDS encoding DUF3817 domain-containing protein, producing the protein MKTPISRFRTIGIYEGISALVLFFVAMPLKYLAGIPEAVKYVGWAHGVLFILYIMALLQVTLVHRWSVLKVAAGVLASLIPFGPFILDARLLKNEEKAKEHQGAKQAV; encoded by the coding sequence ATGAAGACTCCTATCTCCCGCTTCCGCACCATTGGCATTTATGAAGGTATTTCTGCTCTGGTTCTGTTTTTTGTAGCCATGCCACTCAAGTACCTGGCTGGCATACCGGAGGCTGTAAAATATGTAGGCTGGGCACATGGCGTGCTCTTTATACTATACATCATGGCACTGCTACAAGTAACGCTGGTGCATCGGTGGTCGGTTTTAAAAGTAGCGGCCGGCGTTCTGGCTTCGCTCATTCCTTTCGGACCATTTATCCTGGATGCCCGCCTGCTTAAGAATGAAGAGAAAGCAAAAGAGCACCAGGGGGCGAAGCAAGCTGTTTAA
- a CDS encoding chorismate mutase has product MSSNNSTLQLAAKSSLLKGGTLPTVIAGPCSAESEEQMLQTARELQKDSRRVHIFRAGIWKPRTRPGMFEGVGRVGLEWLRTVKHETGLPTAVEVANTKHVEEALEYGVDILWVGARTTVNPFSVQEVADALKGVNIPVLVKNPVNPDLQLWLGALERLNLAGITDLGLIHRGFSTPNNKPYRNHPKWESIQQIRELAPGVPIFTDPSHIAGRRDLLQAVSQQALHLGVDGLMIETHINPAVALSDASQQVTPAGLDALLNSLDLDAEHVASAEQLQDLRMLIDKLDQELINTLFLRSDVSRRIGEYKKANGLDIFQADRWNQMVEKRLKAAQETGLEETLIRAIFDAIHVHSMGIQNEIFNTPVNSSKATEAVK; this is encoded by the coding sequence ATGAGCTCAAATAATTCAACACTTCAGTTAGCCGCCAAATCAAGCTTATTGAAAGGAGGTACATTGCCAACAGTAATTGCAGGCCCTTGCAGTGCCGAGAGCGAAGAGCAAATGCTCCAGACAGCACGTGAGCTGCAAAAAGACAGCCGAAGAGTACACATCTTCAGAGCTGGTATCTGGAAACCGCGTACACGCCCTGGTATGTTCGAAGGCGTAGGAAGAGTTGGTCTTGAATGGCTGAGAACTGTAAAGCATGAAACAGGTTTACCAACGGCCGTAGAAGTTGCCAACACCAAACACGTAGAAGAAGCCTTGGAATATGGCGTAGACATTCTATGGGTTGGGGCCCGCACAACTGTTAACCCTTTCTCGGTGCAGGAAGTAGCCGATGCTTTAAAAGGCGTAAATATTCCGGTACTGGTAAAAAACCCGGTTAACCCAGACCTGCAGCTTTGGTTAGGGGCCCTGGAGCGTTTAAACCTGGCAGGCATTACAGATTTAGGTTTAATCCACAGAGGTTTCTCAACTCCTAACAACAAGCCTTACCGTAACCACCCGAAATGGGAGTCTATCCAGCAGATCCGCGAACTGGCACCTGGTGTTCCTATTTTCACAGATCCAAGCCATATTGCAGGACGCCGCGATCTGTTGCAGGCCGTAAGCCAGCAGGCGCTTCACCTGGGTGTGGATGGCCTGATGATTGAAACGCACATTAACCCGGCTGTAGCCCTAAGCGATGCGTCGCAGCAAGTAACTCCGGCAGGCCTTGACGCCCTTCTAAACTCACTCGACCTGGATGCGGAACATGTGGCAAGTGCTGAACAGCTACAGGACCTGCGCATGCTGATCGACAAGCTGGACCAGGAACTCATCAATACATTGTTCCTTCGTTCTGATGTTTCCAGAAGAATCGGCGAGTATAAAAAAGCCAACGGACTGGATATTTTTCAGGCAGACCGCTGGAACCAGATGGTGGAAAAAAGGCTAAAGGCGGCGCAGGAAACAGGCCTGGAGGAAACACTTATCAGAGCTATCTTCGATGCTATCCACGTACACTCTATGGGTATTCAAAACGAGATTTTCAATACACCGGTAAATTCTTCTAAAGCTACTGAGGCTGTAAAATAA
- a CDS encoding pyridoxal phosphate-dependent aminotransferase, with product MIIPKAERLNHVQEYYFARKLAEVSALNAQGKNVINLGIGSPDMPPSEATIAAMKSSASQPSGHGYQPYRSLPALREAMATWYEATFQVQLNPATEVLPLMGSKEGVFHISMAFLNPGDKVLVPNPGYPAYATTARLAGAEPVYYNLSEENNWLPDKTELEELARQGVKLMWINYPHMPTGAQATAETLLWLAELARKHRFLLINDNPYSLVLPNTAPQSLLSIPDAMDCCLELNSLSKSHNMAGWRVGMVLGRQDYLDAILAVKSNIDSGMLQATQHAAIEALHNNDEWHLQRNNEYAGRRELVYRLLDMLECKYQKDAVGMFVWARVPDHVSDVEAYLDELLYEASVFLTPGKVFGSQGERFLRVSLCVTIPQLEESIKRINQHIISTVSHELK from the coding sequence ATGATCATACCTAAAGCAGAGCGCCTGAACCATGTACAGGAGTACTACTTCGCCAGAAAGCTGGCTGAAGTAAGTGCGCTGAATGCCCAGGGCAAAAATGTGATTAACTTAGGTATTGGCAGTCCGGATATGCCGCCTTCTGAGGCTACCATAGCCGCTATGAAAAGCTCTGCCTCGCAGCCTTCCGGCCATGGCTACCAGCCTTACCGCTCGTTACCTGCCCTGAGAGAAGCCATGGCAACATGGTATGAGGCTACCTTTCAGGTGCAGTTAAATCCTGCTACCGAGGTATTACCGCTTATGGGATCTAAAGAAGGTGTCTTCCACATCTCTATGGCTTTCCTGAATCCGGGAGATAAGGTACTGGTACCAAATCCTGGATACCCTGCTTATGCCACAACTGCCAGGCTAGCCGGCGCAGAGCCAGTTTACTATAATTTAAGTGAAGAAAACAACTGGCTTCCGGATAAAACAGAGCTGGAGGAACTGGCACGCCAGGGCGTAAAGCTGATGTGGATCAATTACCCGCACATGCCAACAGGCGCCCAGGCAACAGCCGAAACATTGCTGTGGCTGGCAGAACTGGCCCGAAAGCACAGGTTTCTTCTTATCAACGATAACCCGTACAGCCTGGTATTGCCCAATACTGCCCCACAAAGCTTACTCAGCATACCCGATGCCATGGATTGTTGCCTGGAGCTAAACTCCCTCAGCAAATCGCATAATATGGCTGGCTGGCGGGTAGGCATGGTGCTTGGCCGGCAAGACTACCTCGATGCCATACTGGCTGTTAAAAGCAACATAGACTCTGGCATGTTACAAGCCACTCAGCATGCCGCTATAGAGGCCCTGCACAACAACGATGAGTGGCACCTGCAGCGCAACAACGAGTACGCCGGGCGTAGAGAACTGGTATACCGATTACTGGATATGCTGGAATGCAAGTATCAGAAAGATGCCGTGGGCATGTTTGTATGGGCCAGGGTACCCGACCATGTTTCCGATGTAGAAGCCTACTTGGACGAACTGCTTTACGAAGCTTCTGTTTTTCTTACACCGGGCAAAGTATTTGGTAGTCAAGGGGAACGATTTCTAAGAGTATCGCTTTGTGTCACTATACCTCAGCTCGAAGAATCCATTAAACGAATCAATCAACACATTATATCTACAGTTAGCCATGAGCTCAAATAA
- a CDS encoding LysR family transcriptional regulator, with protein sequence MFDFRLKVFYTVAQKLSFTKAAQALFVTQPAVTKHIRELEQQLGVALFKRNGNSIALTAAGQLLLQHAQKIQEAYTALENDLAQFSSNAGGSLRVGASTTLAQYVLPSILALFKTSQPTVNFSFVTGNSNQVEQLLMQGQLDMGIVEGNSHHPQVTYEPFARDEIVLVTKAGNQLSRYAEIKLEQLLTVPLVMREHGSGTRDVVVRSLAGAGIHAKDLKAEIFLDSSESIKQYLLHSQCAAFLSMHSVSKELKQRELTVIDVKGLDISRTFQFISLHGQNAPLVDLFKRFCLRHYNLG encoded by the coding sequence ATGTTCGATTTTCGGTTAAAGGTCTTTTATACGGTAGCCCAAAAGCTCAGCTTTACAAAAGCCGCGCAGGCTCTGTTTGTGACACAACCAGCCGTTACCAAACATATTCGTGAACTGGAGCAGCAACTGGGTGTTGCCTTGTTTAAGCGGAATGGGAACAGTATTGCTTTAACTGCTGCAGGCCAGTTGCTCCTGCAACATGCCCAGAAAATACAGGAAGCCTACACAGCCCTGGAAAACGACCTGGCACAGTTTAGCAGCAATGCCGGAGGCAGCCTTAGAGTAGGGGCAAGCACTACACTGGCGCAGTATGTATTACCTAGCATACTTGCCTTGTTTAAAACATCTCAACCCACAGTTAATTTTAGCTTTGTTACAGGTAATAGCAACCAGGTAGAGCAACTCCTGATGCAGGGGCAGTTGGATATGGGCATTGTAGAAGGGAATTCACATCATCCGCAGGTTACCTACGAGCCTTTTGCCAGAGATGAAATTGTGCTGGTAACAAAGGCAGGGAACCAACTTTCGCGTTATGCTGAAATAAAGCTGGAGCAACTGCTGACAGTGCCTCTGGTAATGCGGGAACATGGTTCTGGTACGCGCGATGTAGTGGTGAGATCTTTAGCCGGAGCAGGTATACATGCCAAAGATTTAAAGGCAGAAATCTTCCTGGATAGTTCTGAAAGTATAAAACAGTACCTGCTGCATTCGCAATGCGCTGCTTTCCTTTCCATGCATTCTGTAAGTAAAGAGCTGAAGCAACGCGAATTAACCGTAATTGATGTAAAAGGATTGGATATTTCCCGTACGTTCCAGTTTATTTCGCTCCATGGGCAAAACGCACCTTTGGTAGATCTGTTTAAAAGATTCTGCCTGCGACACTATAACCTGGGGTAA
- a CDS encoding site-specific integrase, giving the protein MNRYSAKIKIRKDSIRRDGTALLYLQVIINSKPDKINLNLYWPPEKFSEKELCLERNKADTDANDYNIILRDAVSKANEIFKLYRLNNEILTNEIFKDEYNSELSKQDFVAYMEKKIIYRYKRKEIVKKTKDNHEQVLLALKKFKACIPFRDINSKFPKDFESSLKKNCKNKVKGPAKSSIYSRHSVIKAYLNLAITKDNINIVNPYSNYPLTRGNSSFKSLDQENLPQLYKYYQSLEPRSSRKNIIRGFLFSCCSGLRTADVKRVKKSWINFGSTPSLYFMPQKTIEYDRRIEIPLTEMAMSLIEDALAEGGNGEYIFKLYSYVLHSRYLKEAATKLGLNINMHFHVSRETFGTLYLELGGSLEVLQKLMGHSIITTTMHYVHVSQSRQRIEMKNMEKLFDEKKETPTE; this is encoded by the coding sequence ATGAATAGATATTCTGCTAAAATTAAGATCAGAAAAGATAGCATTAGAAGAGACGGCACGGCTTTGCTTTATCTGCAGGTAATCATTAATTCAAAGCCTGATAAAATCAACCTCAACCTGTACTGGCCACCAGAAAAATTTAGCGAAAAAGAATTGTGTTTAGAGAGAAATAAAGCAGATACGGACGCTAACGATTATAATATAATTCTTAGGGATGCAGTCTCGAAGGCTAATGAAATATTTAAGCTGTATAGATTGAACAACGAAATACTAACAAACGAAATATTTAAAGATGAATATAATTCAGAGTTAAGCAAGCAGGATTTTGTTGCTTACATGGAAAAGAAAATTATATACAGGTATAAGAGAAAAGAAATTGTTAAAAAGACTAAAGACAACCATGAACAGGTGCTCCTTGCTTTAAAAAAATTTAAAGCTTGTATTCCATTCAGAGATATAAACTCAAAATTCCCTAAAGATTTTGAATCATCATTAAAAAAGAACTGCAAAAATAAGGTTAAAGGCCCCGCAAAGTCTTCAATCTATTCCAGGCATTCTGTTATAAAAGCATATTTAAATCTCGCCATAACAAAAGACAATATCAATATTGTAAACCCGTACTCAAATTACCCTTTAACCAGAGGAAACAGCAGTTTTAAATCACTGGATCAGGAAAACCTGCCGCAATTATATAAATACTACCAATCTCTGGAGCCAAGATCCTCCAGAAAAAACATCATAAGAGGTTTTTTATTTAGTTGTTGTTCAGGCCTTAGAACGGCAGATGTAAAAAGAGTGAAAAAGTCATGGATAAACTTTGGTTCAACACCCTCCTTGTATTTCATGCCGCAAAAAACGATTGAATATGATAGGCGTATTGAGATTCCTCTTACTGAAATGGCAATGAGTTTAATCGAAGATGCATTAGCTGAAGGTGGCAATGGAGAATATATTTTTAAACTTTACAGTTACGTGCTTCATAGCAGGTATTTAAAAGAAGCTGCTACTAAATTAGGGCTTAATATCAATATGCATTTTCACGTTAGTAGAGAAACATTTGGAACCCTTTACTTAGAACTAGGAGGTAGTCTTGAAGTGCTTCAAAAATTGATGGGGCATAGTATCATTACCACCACCATGCACTATGTGCACGTAAGCCAATCCCGGCAAAGGATTGAGATGAAAAACATGGAAAAGCTTTTCGATGAAAAAAAAGAAACCCCAACCGAATAG
- a CDS encoding GLPGLI family protein, translated as MKSFISILSAFILALVHTGAMAQDQGAITYESRINLYRNIPKDQEAMKDMLPEYRTSRQILTFNEKESLYKPLVDEEDDMAMDATGGGTRMVLRTPQNETYMSTASSRKTSLRKFMGKNYIISDSITIQPWRFSDETKIIQGYTCKKASYTDEKRQQEIVAWYTEQLRPFLGPEAYASLPGTVLEVDVNNSQVITRATKVDLRNLKKNELYEPVKGQQVTEKEYQELVQEQMKKMGDGNGRIIIRN; from the coding sequence ATGAAGAGCTTTATTTCAATTCTGTCGGCTTTTATACTGGCTCTGGTGCATACAGGTGCTATGGCACAGGACCAGGGAGCCATTACCTACGAATCCAGAATTAATCTGTACCGGAATATTCCGAAAGATCAGGAGGCCATGAAAGATATGTTGCCTGAATATCGGACTTCACGTCAGATCCTCACATTCAACGAGAAGGAGTCGCTCTACAAGCCTTTGGTAGACGAAGAAGACGACATGGCTATGGACGCAACAGGTGGTGGCACCCGCATGGTGCTCCGGACGCCCCAGAACGAGACCTATATGAGTACCGCCTCTTCCAGAAAGACCAGTCTTCGGAAGTTTATGGGCAAGAACTACATCATCAGCGATTCCATAACAATACAGCCCTGGAGGTTCAGCGACGAAACGAAAATCATACAAGGCTATACCTGCAAAAAAGCCTCTTATACCGATGAGAAGCGCCAGCAGGAAATAGTGGCCTGGTATACCGAACAGTTACGCCCCTTCCTGGGACCAGAGGCGTATGCCTCGCTGCCAGGTACAGTACTGGAGGTAGATGTGAACAATAGCCAAGTAATAACCAGAGCCACCAAAGTTGATCTGCGAAACCTGAAAAAGAATGAGTTGTATGAGCCGGTGAAAGGACAGCAGGTGACCGAGAAAGAATACCAGGAGCTTGTGCAGGAGCAGATGAAAAAGATGGGTGATGGCAACGGCAGAATTATCATCAGGAATTAA
- a CDS encoding outer membrane beta-barrel protein — translation MKNILLFSFLLLSQLAFAQKYVVKGRVSDNTEEALPAATVLLLQAKDSSLVSFSTTNAEGAFEIKSINQGNYLLKITFLGFNPYFKKLELPTTTVVLDLGSIKLQALSKELQEVQVQADKSPVVIKKDTIEFNAGSFKTRPNAAVEEMLKKMPGVEIDADGAITVQGQKVQRVTVDGKEFFGKDPKVATKNLPADAIDKVQVFDKKSDQATFSGIDDGQREKTINLQLKEEKRNSAFGNVMAGAGTDERYQVKASVNRFKKGQQLSFLGMANNINSLGFGFDEYMNFNGGPQAGGGGLSIIRRGNSTTTESGIPLNVGGRMNGLMGTQAGGVNINHQFNKKTEANGSYFFNNLSQHINWDAERENFGQAGNFLSTENARQHSSNLNHRGSFTLDHKIDTVNSVKITGSLSYNETGQEQVSTNRTFSPEGTVASNSKTDAYDESNSFNLNTNLLYRHRFQKAGRFFSANALATAYQQRSDGFFNEETQLENRPARIRNQVNDQNSLNQTYHLTLSHTEPLGNRRYLEGNYSYRVNLNQSDRSVYDIVENDRNLNNSLSNSYNSNYQYHRAGVNFKMNRQKYNLTVGSAMQQSNLNGEVMLMSEDKSRVIDRSFTNVLPTAQFNYDFANNRRLNFGYETMVQEPTLRQLQPVPDISNPLSIYIGNPELEPAYMHQVRLSFNSFDAHTLKSFFGNINVMHTTNAIINAQTLNPETYERTTQPVNEGNTTMISAFLNYSFPIKKYNSRFNFGANVRDQYMVNVLNEVASDVNVKSATGNMRYTYRFKESLELSLRADLTAQRTRYEEVMDGRSNQFFFNKTLAGEANYTFLESFNFNATFDYLLYNNPGTNFNQAIPLLNMSFSKQFLKNNTGELKLSAVNMLDRNVGVTQTANAMYVERETLNSLGQYYMLSFTYTINKHLNPTAGKGGAVQIIR, via the coding sequence ATGAAAAATATTCTACTTTTTTCGTTCCTGCTTTTAAGTCAGCTTGCTTTTGCGCAGAAGTATGTTGTAAAAGGGCGCGTGTCCGATAACACAGAGGAGGCCCTGCCTGCTGCAACGGTGCTGCTACTACAGGCTAAAGACTCCTCGCTGGTAAGTTTCAGTACAACTAATGCAGAAGGTGCTTTCGAGATAAAAAGCATCAACCAGGGCAATTACCTGTTAAAAATTACCTTTCTGGGCTTTAATCCATATTTTAAAAAGCTAGAGCTACCCACCACCACTGTTGTACTAGATTTGGGCAGTATAAAACTTCAGGCCCTTTCTAAAGAGCTGCAGGAGGTACAGGTGCAGGCAGACAAAAGTCCGGTTGTCATCAAAAAAGATACTATAGAATTTAATGCGGGTTCCTTTAAAACCAGGCCCAATGCAGCAGTAGAAGAGATGCTGAAGAAAATGCCCGGGGTTGAGATTGATGCCGATGGTGCTATTACAGTGCAGGGACAAAAGGTGCAGCGGGTAACAGTAGACGGCAAAGAGTTTTTTGGAAAGGACCCTAAAGTGGCAACCAAAAACCTGCCAGCCGATGCTATTGATAAAGTACAGGTGTTTGATAAAAAATCGGATCAGGCGACGTTTTCAGGTATAGACGACGGGCAGCGGGAAAAAACCATTAACCTGCAATTGAAAGAAGAAAAACGTAACAGTGCCTTTGGCAATGTGATGGCCGGGGCCGGTACAGATGAGCGTTATCAGGTAAAAGCCAGCGTTAACCGCTTCAAGAAGGGACAGCAACTGTCTTTTTTAGGAATGGCCAATAATATAAACAGCCTGGGCTTTGGCTTTGATGAATACATGAACTTTAACGGCGGTCCTCAGGCAGGTGGCGGAGGACTAAGCATTATCAGGCGGGGGAACAGCACTACAACAGAGTCTGGCATTCCATTGAACGTGGGTGGCCGCATGAACGGGCTAATGGGCACACAGGCAGGAGGTGTTAACATAAACCATCAGTTTAATAAAAAGACTGAAGCTAACGGCAGTTACTTCTTCAATAACCTAAGCCAGCACATCAACTGGGATGCTGAACGCGAAAATTTCGGGCAGGCAGGTAATTTCCTGTCGACGGAGAACGCGAGGCAGCACAGCTCCAACCTGAACCACAGGGGAAGCTTTACTTTAGATCATAAAATTGATACTGTTAATTCGGTAAAGATTACAGGCAGCCTGAGTTATAATGAAACAGGGCAGGAGCAGGTAAGCACCAACAGGACTTTTTCTCCGGAAGGCACGGTGGCCAGCAATAGCAAAACGGATGCCTACGACGAGAGCAACAGCTTTAACTTAAACACAAACCTGCTGTACCGGCACCGTTTTCAGAAAGCCGGTCGCTTTTTTTCTGCCAATGCACTGGCCACAGCCTATCAGCAGCGGTCCGACGGGTTCTTTAACGAAGAAACACAGCTGGAAAACAGGCCTGCCCGCATCCGAAACCAGGTGAACGACCAGAATAGCCTGAACCAGACATACCACCTCACTCTTTCTCATACAGAACCTTTAGGCAATAGAAGATACCTGGAAGGGAACTACAGCTACAGAGTAAACCTGAACCAATCTGACCGGAGTGTGTACGACATCGTGGAAAACGACCGAAACCTGAACAATAGCCTTAGTAACAGCTACAACAGTAATTACCAGTACCACAGAGCCGGAGTTAATTTTAAAATGAACCGCCAGAAGTACAACCTGACGGTCGGTTCGGCTATGCAGCAAAGTAACCTGAATGGGGAGGTGATGCTGATGAGTGAAGACAAGAGCAGGGTAATTGACAGGTCGTTTACGAACGTTCTGCCTACAGCTCAGTTCAACTACGATTTTGCCAACAACCGCAGGCTGAACTTTGGCTACGAAACAATGGTACAGGAGCCAACATTAAGGCAGTTACAGCCGGTGCCGGACATAAGTAATCCTTTGAGCATTTATATCGGCAATCCGGAGCTGGAGCCGGCTTATATGCACCAAGTCAGGTTAAGCTTTAACAGTTTTGATGCGCACACCTTAAAGAGCTTCTTTGGGAACATAAACGTAATGCATACGACCAACGCTATCATAAATGCCCAGACACTAAACCCGGAAACCTACGAAAGAACCACACAGCCTGTAAACGAAGGGAATACAACCATGATCAGTGCCTTCTTAAACTATAGTTTCCCGATTAAGAAGTATAATAGCCGGTTCAACTTCGGAGCCAATGTGCGCGACCAGTACATGGTAAATGTACTAAATGAAGTGGCAAGCGATGTAAACGTGAAAAGTGCAACCGGTAATATGCGCTATACTTACCGCTTTAAAGAAAGCCTGGAGCTAAGCCTGAGAGCCGACCTGACAGCGCAGCGCACCAGGTATGAAGAGGTAATGGATGGCAGAAGCAATCAGTTTTTCTTTAACAAGACCTTAGCCGGAGAAGCAAACTATACGTTCCTGGAGTCTTTTAATTTTAATGCAACCTTCGATTACCTGTTGTACAACAATCCCGGCACAAATTTTAACCAGGCTATCCCGTTGCTGAATATGTCTTTTTCGAAGCAGTTCCTGAAAAATAATACAGGCGAACTCAAATTATCTGCTGTAAACATGCTTGATAGAAATGTAGGCGTTACCCAAACAGCGAATGCTATGTATGTGGAACGGGAGACCCTGAACTCACTTGGGCAGTATTATATGCTGAGCTTTACCTATACTATCAACAAGCATCTTAACCCAACGGCCGGAAAAGGAGGCGCTGTTCAGATTATCCGGTAA